A portion of the Salarias fasciatus chromosome 15, fSalaFa1.1, whole genome shotgun sequence genome contains these proteins:
- the LOC115401729 gene encoding uncharacterized protein LOC115401729 isoform X2, protein MEDGYQQVRSKSEDRAPASWKKFSVILTGRTNGAHPSVVRTFKSVGQTEARSPEDADYCLVFCPISSRVGTDVSEAMEHLPAGKAAVLVVMHHTFNPEQVIPPSRRVVTDQRVQLTLDCLFYQDDLLSCELNRNMKKNIQTFFRASRSQGTESLLYLEGRVSAPPSRFFQARRNRILIVVAGLLLLLIIIILAILIFPMF, encoded by the exons atggaggacggcTATCAGCAGGTCAG AAGCAAGTCGGAGGACCGAGCTCCAG CTTCTTGGAAGAAGTTTTCCGTCATCCTGACAGGAAGAACAAACGGAGCTCATCCGTCTGTTGTCAGAACCTTTAAATCTGTGGGTCAAACTGAGGCGAGGTCTCCTGAAGACGCTGACTActgtctggttttctgtccCATCTCGTCTCGGGTTGGGACAGACGTCAGTGAGGCcatggagcatcttcctg ctggTAAAGCCGCCGTTCTGGTGGTGATGCATCACACCTTCAATCCTGAACAAGTGATTCCTCCGAGCCGCAGAGTGGTGACAGACCAGAGAGTCCAGCTGACTCTGGACTGTCTGTTCTACCAGGACGATCTGCTCAGCTGTGAACTCAACAggaacatgaagaaaaacatccagacgttCTTCAGAGCCTCCCGGTCACAGGGAACAGAGTCACTGCTCTACTTGGAG GGTCGGGTCTCCGCTCCGCCGTCCAGATTCTTCCAGGCTCGGAGGAACAGGATTCTCATCGTCGTCGCAG GTCTGCTCcttctcctcatcatcatcatcctggcCATCTTAATTTTTCCAATGTTCTAA
- the LOC115401729 gene encoding uncharacterized protein LOC115401729 isoform X1 yields MVNTTPASSMATGAAFECFFEASWKKFSVILTGRTNGAHPSVVRTFKSVGQTEARSPEDADYCLVFCPISSRVGTDVSEAMEHLPAGKAAVLVVMHHTFNPEQVIPPSRRVVTDQRVQLTLDCLFYQDDLLSCELNRNMKKNIQTFFRASRSQGTESLLYLEGRVSAPPSRFFQARRNRILIVVAGLLLLLIIIILAILIFPMF; encoded by the exons ATGGTTAACACAACTCCTGCTTCCAGCATGGCCACCGGAGCagcttttgaatgtttttttgaaG CTTCTTGGAAGAAGTTTTCCGTCATCCTGACAGGAAGAACAAACGGAGCTCATCCGTCTGTTGTCAGAACCTTTAAATCTGTGGGTCAAACTGAGGCGAGGTCTCCTGAAGACGCTGACTActgtctggttttctgtccCATCTCGTCTCGGGTTGGGACAGACGTCAGTGAGGCcatggagcatcttcctg ctggTAAAGCCGCCGTTCTGGTGGTGATGCATCACACCTTCAATCCTGAACAAGTGATTCCTCCGAGCCGCAGAGTGGTGACAGACCAGAGAGTCCAGCTGACTCTGGACTGTCTGTTCTACCAGGACGATCTGCTCAGCTGTGAACTCAACAggaacatgaagaaaaacatccagacgttCTTCAGAGCCTCCCGGTCACAGGGAACAGAGTCACTGCTCTACTTGGAG GGTCGGGTCTCCGCTCCGCCGTCCAGATTCTTCCAGGCTCGGAGGAACAGGATTCTCATCGTCGTCGCAG GTCTGCTCcttctcctcatcatcatcatcctggcCATCTTAATTTTTCCAATGTTCTAA
- the LOC115401729 gene encoding uncharacterized protein LOC115401729 isoform X3 — MEDGYQQVRSKSEDRAPAGKAAVLVVMHHTFNPEQVIPPSRRVVTDQRVQLTLDCLFYQDDLLSCELNRNMKKNIQTFFRASRSQGTESLLYLEGRVSAPPSRFFQARRNRILIVVAGLLLLLIIIILAILIFPMF; from the exons atggaggacggcTATCAGCAGGTCAG AAGCAAGTCGGAGGACCGAGCTCCAG ctggTAAAGCCGCCGTTCTGGTGGTGATGCATCACACCTTCAATCCTGAACAAGTGATTCCTCCGAGCCGCAGAGTGGTGACAGACCAGAGAGTCCAGCTGACTCTGGACTGTCTGTTCTACCAGGACGATCTGCTCAGCTGTGAACTCAACAggaacatgaagaaaaacatccagacgttCTTCAGAGCCTCCCGGTCACAGGGAACAGAGTCACTGCTCTACTTGGAG GGTCGGGTCTCCGCTCCGCCGTCCAGATTCTTCCAGGCTCGGAGGAACAGGATTCTCATCGTCGTCGCAG GTCTGCTCcttctcctcatcatcatcatcctggcCATCTTAATTTTTCCAATGTTCTAA